In the Phaeobacter piscinae genome, GAATGGACGGCTTCCGGGGCTGAGGCTGCGCATAAGCACCTGAACCGCGTCTGGAACCTCTGTGATCGCATTGGCGAAATGGACCCCGGCGCTAGCGGCAACGGCGACGAGGATCTGCTGCGCGAAATGCACAAGGCGATCCGCGATGTCACCCTCAGCATCGAAACCTTTGGTTTCAATGCCGCAATTGCCAAGCTCTACAGCTTCACCAACACACTGGCCAAATCAAAGGCCGGCACCGCAGCCCAGAAACAGGCAATTATGACGCTGGCGCAGCTGATGTCGCCAATGACACCGCATCTTGCGGAGGATATCTGGAGCCATCAAGGCGGCGAAGGCCTCTGCGCGACGGCCCCCTGGCCGGTGGCAGACGATTCGATGCTGGTCGAAGACAGCGTGACCCTGCCGATCCAAATCAACGGCAAACGCCGCGGCGAAATCACCGTGGCCAAAGATCTGGCCAAGGATGAGGTTGAAAAACTCGCCCTTGCACACGAAGCTGTGCAAAAGGCGCTGAATGGCGGCGCTCCGAAAAAGGTGATCGTTGTGCCGGGTCGGATTGTGAATGTCGTGGCTTAACCTGAAATATCCGGCCGCATTGGCCGCTGCCTTTCTGGTGGCGGCTTGCGGCTTCACCCCCGTCTATGCTCCGGGGGGCACCGGGTCCGCGCTTTATGGCGTGGTGACGGTTCAGGCCCCGGAAACGATCGGGGCAACCGATGATACCGATGCCTATTTTCTGGTTCAGAATCTTGAAACCCGGCTGGGTCGCGGGGGTGGTGCTGACTATGCCCTGGATCTGAAGCTGCGCACCCAAAGCGAAGGGCAGGCCATTACCGCCGACAATGAAATCACGCGCTATTCGATCGTGGGGCAGGCCGCCTATGTGCTGACCCGGCAATCTGATGGTGCCATTGTCGCCAGTGGCGATGTGGAAAATTTCACCGGCTATTCCGCCACAGGCACCACGGTTGAAACGCTCGCCGGGGAACGTGATGCCCATCGACGCCTGATGGTTATCCTTGCAGATCAAATCACAACTGAACTGCTGAGCACTGCGGATCTTGCCACTTCCAGCAGCGAACAGCCTGCGGTTGCCGCCAAATGAAACTGAGCCCGCGCGAGGCGGACGGCTATTTTGCCAAACCGGATCCGGGCAAGACAGGCCTTTTGATCTACGGCCCCGACGCCATGCGCGTCTCGCTGAAACGTCAGCAATTGCTGGCGGCGCTGCTTGGCCCCACCGCCGAAGAAGAGATGCGCCTGACCCGGATGCCCGCAGCGGATCTGCGCAAGGACCCGGCGTTGCTGATGGATGCGATGAAGGCGGTTGGCTTTTTCCCCGGCATCCGTGCCGTGTTTGTCGAAGACGCCAATGATACCGCCGCCCCTGCCGTGATCGCCGCACTTGAGGCCTGGCAGCAAGGTGATGCGCAGATCATCGTGACAGCCGGGCAATTGAAAGCCACCTCGAAGCTGCGCAAGGCGTTTGAGGGGCACCGCAACGCCTATGCGACCGGCATCTATGACGATCCTCCGTCACGCGGTGAAATCGAGCGTATTCTGGGTACGGCCCGTATTCGTGATGTGCCAGGGGACAGCATGTCTGCGCTGGTTGATATCGCCAATGAAATCGGTCCCGGTGATTTTTCCCGCATGGTGGAGAAACTGGCGCTGTATAAATACGAGGACAGCACCCCGCTGACGCTTGACGATATTCAGTCCATCGCCCCGCAATCGACCGAAGCGGCAGTCGACGACATGCTCAATATCGTGGCCGAGGGGCGCGGCGCAGAAATCGGCCCACTGATGGGGCGATTGCAGGCCCAGGGCACCAATGCGGTGACACTCTGTATCGGGGCAACCCGCCATTTTCGGACGCTTTACACCATTGCCTCTGATCCCGGCGGTCCGGCGCAGGGTATTGGGCGACTGCGCCCCCCTGCCTATGGCAAGCGCCGTGACAGGCTGCTGCGGCAGGCTCAAAGCTGGGGTGCGTTCAAGCTTGAAACCGCGCTCACCTTGCTGACGGACACCGATCTTCAGCTGCGCTCGGCAGGGCAAACCGCTCCGGCGCTTGCCCTGATGGAACGGGCGTTGATCCAGCTGGCCCGCCTCAGCCGGGTGGGGTAGCCCACGACCGGCAGATCTGCACCGACGTTGCGTTTCAGTCAGA is a window encoding:
- the lptE gene encoding LPS assembly lipoprotein LptE, coding for MSWLNLKYPAALAAAFLVAACGFTPVYAPGGTGSALYGVVTVQAPETIGATDDTDAYFLVQNLETRLGRGGGADYALDLKLRTQSEGQAITADNEITRYSIVGQAAYVLTRQSDGAIVASGDVENFTGYSATGTTVETLAGERDAHRRLMVILADQITTELLSTADLATSSSEQPAVAAK
- the holA gene encoding DNA polymerase III subunit delta — encoded protein: MKLSPREADGYFAKPDPGKTGLLIYGPDAMRVSLKRQQLLAALLGPTAEEEMRLTRMPAADLRKDPALLMDAMKAVGFFPGIRAVFVEDANDTAAPAVIAALEAWQQGDAQIIVTAGQLKATSKLRKAFEGHRNAYATGIYDDPPSRGEIERILGTARIRDVPGDSMSALVDIANEIGPGDFSRMVEKLALYKYEDSTPLTLDDIQSIAPQSTEAAVDDMLNIVAEGRGAEIGPLMGRLQAQGTNAVTLCIGATRHFRTLYTIASDPGGPAQGIGRLRPPAYGKRRDRLLRQAQSWGAFKLETALTLLTDTDLQLRSAGQTAPALALMERALIQLARLSRVG